A window of Chromohalobacter canadensis genomic DNA:
CAGAGCTTCAGCAGTCCTAGCGCCGCCGCCGCGGTGGTCTCCGGCCGCAGCGCCAACGGTCGGATCTCCTGGAAGGCGGAAGATAGTGGCCTGACCTACGGCGACTGGCAGGATCAGCAGGTGAGTGCCGCTGCGGCGCAGTCCGAGGAGATGGAGCCTACCTGATAAATGAGACTTGGCAGTGGGTCTTTGCGTCCTTATACTACTTCGTAACAACACCCCCCACGCCTCTCACTGAAGCGCACCTTGGGGGGTTACTTTTTTCTGGAGGTCGGTTTTGCGGTTCAATAAGCCCCCACTGAGCTTAGATGACCAGCTCGACCGGCTCATCGAGCGGGGGCTGACGGTGCCGGACCGTCAGAGGGCACTCCACTACCTGCGCCATCTCAACTATTACCGGCTGGGCGCTTATTGGCTACCCTTCGAGGCCGAACACCAGACGCATCGCCTGCGGCCTGGCACTACCCTAGACGACGTGTTGAATCTTTATGTGTTCGATCGGGAGTTTCGGCTGCTGGTGATGGATGCCATCGAACGTATCGAGGTTTCTATTCGCACTTGCTGGGCCTACCACATGGCTCACATGCACGGGCCCCACTTCCACCTCGATCCGGCCCTATTCAAGTCTCCGCATCGTTCCTGGCGCTACGAGGAGCGGCTTCGTGCCCTGGAAGGGGAAGTGCGGCGCAGCCAGGAAACCTTCATCCGCCACCTGAGTACCACCTACGATGAGCCGTTGCCTCCGATATGGGCTCTGGTGGAAATCATGACGTTTGGCCAACTGTCTCAGTGGTATGCCAACACGCGCCAGCGCCGGGATCGTAATTCTGTGGCACGTGAGTACGACTTCGACGAGAGCGTTCTGACCTCGGTGCTGCATCATCTGAGTACGGTGCGCAACCAGTGTGCCCACCATGCACGACTGTGGAACCGGGAGTTCACCTTCCTTCCCAAGCTGCCAAAGAAGCGTCCGGCAGCAGTTCTGGACACACTGTCCTCCGGTGCCTCGCGCCGTATCTATAATACACTCACCTTGATGCTGCACCTGATGGATGTGGTGAACCCTCACCACCATTGGCGGGAGCGGCTGATTGGCTTGATCGACCGGCATGCGATCAATGTTGCCGAAATGGGGTTCCCTGAGGACTGGCGAGACCGCTCCCTGTGGGTGATGCACCGGCCTAAGTAGACTTCTCCTTATGTTCCCAAACCGTTAGGCTGTTTCAAAAGATTACGCCGAGCGCAGGGAATAATATGGCGGACAGCCGGGAACACCGATTCCAGCAGGACATCATCGAGGCCATGACCGAAGCGGGGTGGCAAGTCGGCACCCCCAGTGGCTATGACCGCGCCACGGCGCTCTACACGGAAGACGTGATTGCCTATCAGCGGGAAGCGTGGCCCGAGCGCTGGGGAAAATTCTGCCAGGCCAATCCCCGCGCGCCGGAGAACGTGCTGATCCAGAAGCTCGTCCGCGAGCTGGAAAAGGCCGATACGCTCGATGTGTTGCGCCATGGCTTCAAGGTGCCGGGGGTGAAGCTCGACCTGTGCAGCTTCAAGCCCGACCATGCCATGAACCCCGACTCTCTGGCCCGCTATCGCGCCAACCGCCTGCGCGTGGTGCCGGAGGTCTCTTATTCCCCGCATGCCCGCGAGCAAGGCAAGGGCGGGCAGGCCTATAATCCCCGCCTCGACCTTGTACTGTTCGTCAACGGCATTCCCACCGCGACGCTGGAACTCAAGAGCGCGTTCAAGCAGTCCGTGGAGAACGCCAAACGTCAGTATCGCTTCGACCGCCCGATCAAGGACCCGGTCACGCGCAAGGCCGAGCCGCTGCTTACCTTCAAGCGTGGTGCTCTGGTTCATTTCGCCGTCAGTCAGTCGGAAGTCGCCATGACGACTCGGCTGTCGGGTAAGGACACCTTCTTCTTGCCCTTCAATCGGGGCTCCGAGGATGGCGGCGCGGGAAATCCTCTGCCTGAGGATGAACGCCGCTACGCAGCCGATTATCTCTGGCGGGAAGTGCTTCAACCGGATGCCTGGCTGAAGATCCTGGGGCGTTTTCTGCACCTGGAGAAAAAGACCAGCGAGGATTTCCACGGCCGCCGCCACACCAAGGAAACCCTCATCTTTCCGCGTTACCACCAGTGGGAAGCGGTCAACCGGCTGATTCACGCCACGCGCGAGGAGGGCGCTGGCCAGCGATATCTGGTGCAGCACAGCGCGGGCTCCGGCAAATCCAACTCCATCGCCTGGTGTGCTCACCAACTGGCCAACCTCTATGCCGAGGACGGTGCCAAGCTCTTCAACTCGGTGATCGTGGTGACCGACCGCACCGTGCTCGACAGCCAGTTGCAAGACACCATCTATCAGTTCGAGCATGCCCACGGCGTGGTGTGTCCGATCACACGTGATGTTGGTAGTCAGAGTAAATCCGAGCAGCTTGCCGAGGCTTTGGCCAGCAACACGCGGATCATCATCGTCACCATCCAGACGTTTCCTGCGCTCTTCGATGCCCTGGACAAGCGGCCCAAGCTCGCCGAGGGCCGCTACGCGGTGATCGCCGACGAAGCTCACTCTTCGCAGACCGGCAGTTCGGCCAGCAAGCTCAAGGCCCTGCTGGCGGCAGCGGGAGAAAACCTGGCAGACGAAGAAGAAGTGAGCTCAGAAGCGCTGATGGATGCCGCCGTGGCGGCTCGTCGCCCGAGTGAGCGCATCAGCTATTACGCGTTTACCGCTACCCCCAAGGCCAAGACGCTGGAGCTGTTCGGCCGGCCACCCGACTCGACGTTGCCCGCAGGTGACAATAACAAGCCCGAACCGTTTCACCTCTACTCCATGCGGCAGGCCATCGAGGAAGGTTTCATTCTCGATGTGCTCAAGAATTACGTTACCTACGGTACCGCGTGGAAGCTGGCCCATCCGGAGGCCGACGCCCAGGAGGTGGAGTCTAAGAAGGCGTCTCGAACCTTGGCGCGCTGGGTGCGTCTGCATCCCTACAATATCTCCCAGCGGGTAGAAATCATCGTCGAGCATTTTCGCGCCAATGTGCGCTACCTGCTGGATGGCCAGGCTAAGGCCATGGTGGTCACCGCCAGTCGACAAGAGGCCGTGCGCTATCAACTGGCCATGCGCGATTACATCGCCGATAAAGGCTATGACAACGTGTATCCGCTGGTGGCCTTCTCGGGTAGCGTGCCGCCTGATGAGGTGATTCCAGAAGAAGTCACCGAGACCAGTCAGCGACTCAACCCAGGACTCAATGGCCGAGACCTGGCCGAAGCGTTCGATACCGATGACTACAACGTCATGATCGCCGCCAACAAGTTTCAGACCGGCTTCGATCAGCCCAAGTTGTGCGCCATGTACGTGGACAAGAAGCTCCAGGGCGTGGACTGCGTACAGACCCTCTCGCGGCTCAACCGGCTGTATCCCGGCAAGGAAACCTTCGTTCTCGACTTCTACAACGACGCCAAGGATATTCTCGATGCCTTCGCGCCGTATTACCGGCAGGCCGAGCTGGAGGGCGTCTCCGACCCTCAGGTGGTTTTCGATCTCAAGCGCACGCTGGACGCTGCCGGTATCTACCATTGGGAAGAAGTCGATGCTTTCGCCAAGGCTTTCTATGACTCCAAGGCGCCGGCTTCCAGCCTGAGCTACCATTGTCAGCCCGCGCAGGACCGTTTTCAGAAGCGTTATAGCGCGCTGCTCGACCAGATCGACACCTGGACCGAGGCACGCCAACAGGCCGAGCAAAACGATGATGAAAAAGGCCGCCTACGCGCCGAGCAGGAACTCAAGGACGCCGGCACCTCCCTCGATGAGCTCGATCTCTTTCGCAAGAACCTCACCAGCTTCGTACGTTCCTACGAGTTTCTCAGCCAGATCATCACATTCGACGATCTCGAACTGGAACAACTGTGCGTTTACGCCAAACACCTCCAGCCACTACTGCGGAGTGAGCGACTGACGGACGAAGATCCAGTCGATGTCAGTGAACTGGAACTGACCCACTACCGCATGACCAAGCGCGCCGAACAACAACTGAAGCTGGAAGTAGCTGAGGGGAAGCCGCTCAAACCTGGCACCGACGTTGGCTCCGGCAAGCCCCACGACCCCGAGAAACAACGCCTCGCCGAGATCATCGAACGGCTCAACGATCTTTATGGGTCCGAAGTCAGCGACGACGACAAGCTGCACTTCGCCAACGGCATCGCCGACCGCATCGAACGCGACGAAGCGGTGATGGCCCAAGTGCGCAATCACAGCGAAGACCAAGTGATGCACGGCCTATTTCCGAAGAAGGTTACCGACGTCGTACTCGATAGCATGAGCGATCAAGAAAAGCTCAGCATGCCGCTGCTGGAGAATGAGGAGACGGGCAGGCAGTTTGCGCTTTTGATTCTCAAGCTATTGGCGGGGAGGTCGAGTCGTGAAGTGTATGCTGGAAAGTCATCTACTGAAGGGTTCAACTATGACCGCTAACGACCCAAAGCGGCCTTCGAGAGGTTTGAACGCGGTCTCATTTAGCATAGTATAATATTTTGCCAACAGCGATGTAGAACCGACAGCGCATCAACGACTAGAGAGAAAAATGCCAGATTCAGCTCGCATTTATAAGTTGATTATTAAGCGATTCCGCGGGATCGAAAAGCTCGAATGGACGCCAGCGCTAGGGATGAATGTATTACTTGGCGGAGGGGATGCGGGAAAGTCCACTATTCTCGACGCTGTGCGACTGCTGTTACATCCGTCGAATCATGTCTCGGTGTCAGAATTTGATTATTGGAAACGTCAGCATGACGATGAATTCGCTATTGAGGCGATTATTTCGCTACCAGACTCTACAGAAATCGGTCACCAGCAAAAATTTGCTTGGCCTTGGCAGTGGAATGGCCATGAGGCAGTTGTTCCATCTGTTGATGAGGGTGGTGCGGAGGACAGTGAACCGGTATATCGCATCCGTGCGATTGGGACCACAGATCTTGAGATGAGTTGGGAAATCGTCCAACCCAATGAAGAAACGGATTCCTTATCAGCTGCAGTGCGTCGCAAGATCGGTGTTGTACGTCTGACGAACGATACGCGTAACGATCGAGATCTACGGCTCGTCTATGGCTCAGCCTTGGATCGCTTGGTCGCCGATCCGGCGCTAAGAGGTCGGCTCGGTCGGCGTTTGTCGGAAATTGATTTACAAACTGAGCTCGGAGACGATTCGACCGCAGCTTTGGCCACACTAGATAATACTCTCGCTGCTGAACAATTGCCTCATAACCTAGCCTTAGGACTGACATCAAGCCAAGGCCTGTCAATAGGCGCTCTCACTGGATTGGTCGCAACGGATTCAAGTGGAACCCAATTGCCACTTGCAAGTTGGGGATCAGGCACGCGCCGTATGGTTACGCTCCAGATCGCAAAAGCGACCGAAGCTAATACACGAATAACAATTATCGACGAGATCGAGCGGGGCCTAGAGCCTTATCGCTTGCGAAATCTCACGCATTCGTTGCTAAATGACGGGGTGCAAGGTTTTATCACCACCCACAGTGCAGTCGCCATCAGCGCAATGGCGGACGCTCATCTTTGGTATCTAGATTCGGGCGGTCAAATAGGTGAACTCCAAGGCGCTGATATAGCACGTCAACAACAGCGCGACGCCGAGACCTTTCTTGCCAAGCTCGCTGTAATCTGCGAAGGCGTTACGGAAATGGGGTTTCTCTCCGTACTTCTCGAACGTGGAATCGAGGGCGACTACCGTAATTACGGCATTCATTTAGCTGATGGTAAAGGCAACGATTCCACCTTAGCTCTGCTCAAATCGCTGAACGGCGCGGGTCTACAGTTCGCAGGATTTGCAGACGATGAGGGCCGTGATCCAGGTCAATGGAGAGATCTCAAGGTGAGCATGGGCCACCGCCTTTTTCAATGGCCAGACCAACGCTGCTCTGAAGAAGCGGTAATCGGAACAATTGGCGTCGAAAATCTACATTTACTTCTACGTGACGACGACGGTGACCTTATCGGCGATCGGATGCGGACGCTCGCGACCCGGATTGGTTCGCAAACCAAAACGCTTGAAGCTATTGAAGAGAGTTGCGCACGCAATGATATGACACTCCGCCAACTAATTATCGAGGCGGCGACTGGTAAGGCGCCAGATTGTTTGGAGAGACCGCAACGAAAGGAGTGGAAAGCCCACGCAAAGCAGTGGTTCAAATCAGAGTTAGGTGGCCGTGAGCTTGCATGCCACATGTTCAGGCTTGGCGGTTGGCCTGCGCTGAAAAGTATCTTACTGCCGCACATTAACGCTATTCGCCTAGTCGTTGAGTTGCCGGAAATTGAGAATATTAGCAATGGGTGACGATGAAATCGCTGAGCTGTTAGACTCGCCTGAGCGGCTAGTGACTGTGTGTGCCCCAGCCGGTTGTGGGAAGACATACCAAGGTGCTCTCTACGCTGCTCGCGCGCTGGCTAACTTGAATCGCGGGCGGGTACTAATCCTGACGCACACTCACGCAGCCTGCAACGTTTTCGCCTCTGCAACGAGCAGCGTGAGCGCGCGCGTTGAGATCAAAACGCTTGATGCGTTCATCGTTGAAATTGCTCGCATCTACCATAGGCCACTCGACCTCCCATCTGACCCAGCTGCTTGGGCCCAAAGTCAAGATGGTGACTTCGCAGTCATCGCCGAGCGTGTGGCCGGCTTATTAGTAAGCCGGCCTATGGTCGCGACCGCACTGGCGCGACGCTACCCCGTCATTATCGGTGATGAACACCAAGATTCAAGTTCGGCACAACACCAGTTGATGATGTCTTTGCACAGCGCCGGCACTGTGATGAGGTTGTTTGGGGATCGAATGCAGACTCTATATGGCAATAAAACTGCGGCCGAACGCCAAGCCGATCAGGTTCGTTGGGATGAGCTGGGCGACAAGGGAAAAATCGGCACGTTAAGTAACCCTCATCGCTGGCACGATGGTTCAGTCGATCTCGGGCGATGGATACTACGAGCGCGAGAAGCACTCGAAAATGGTGAGGCGGTTGATCTACGTGAGCCATTGCCAGAGGGGTTAGGAGTAATTCGAGTTGAAAATCGATCCCAGCGACACAATGACTTCTGGCTTAATCCAGATGACCGCCGCCCTATCGATGCAAAAATTAACCGGTTACCAAGCATGCTAGTGCTCAGCCGTAATAACGATACAGTCAAATCGCTGCGGGTTTTCTGGAATCGGCGCTACTCAATATGGGAAGGCCACACGCGCTATGCCCTGACCGAACTATTGTCTGCGCTTGAGCTTGACTGCGGCAACGTTGTAGCTCTCGCCAATGCAACGGTTAGCTTCTTACAAAAAACTTGTAAAGGGTTCGCAAATCGTAGCCATGCAGATCGCTTTTTACGAGAGGCCCGCGAGGGGTGTATATCGAGTGCTCGTGGTAAGCCAGCACTTCTTCAGGCTATGGCTAAAGAATTGGTTGATCGACCCAACCACATTGGTGTATCCCGATGCTTACAGCTATTAAATGGATTTGTTTCTGAGGAGGCAGGTGGGTTCACAGAAATTAAAATCGACTATCGGCGCGAGTTTCGTGATGCAGTCTCGCTCGGTGGCTTCTCAGATTCCTCGATTGCCCTGCGCGAGATAAATCGCCGACGTGCCTTCATTCGTCCCACGCCGCCCGGTAAGGCACTTAGCACAATTCATAAGGCCAAAGGCATGGAATGCGATCACGCAATCATCATGCCGTGCGATCGACAAAGCTTCAGTAATTCAGCAATATCTCGATGCTTATTGTATGTTGCATTGAGTCGTGCCAAACGGTCGCTTACGTTAATTGTGCCGCACGATGATCCCAGTCCATTGCTTTTATTGGATTGACTCGAACGACCGTTTCTTAAGATTTAATTGTTGCTGGGTGGCGCTGACCTAACTATTTTATTAAGGGTGATAAAGGTATTATGAGTGTTGACATGTATCGCCGTCAAGTCGTGCAAATCCGTGGCGCTATAGCTAAATTTGTGGATCAGAAGGCTAAGGAATCACAGAAGGCTGCTGATGCAGGAAGAAAGTCCCTTTCTGCAGAGTCTGCTGCTAACAAGACCAAACAGCTTTCTACAGTTACGTCAAAGCTCAAAGAAGCGAGTCGACACGCTGATGTACAAGCAAAGCATTTAAATGAAGTGGCTAAGCTAGAGAAGAAGATTGCAGCTGAAAACAAGAAGCTGGTAACAGCTCAAGGAAGGTTAGAGAGCGAAGAGGAGAAAGTCCTGAAAAAAAGAAATGCTGAACATAAGAAGATGCAAGAGGGACATGAACGCCAGCTCAGTAAGTTAGAATATAGCCTAAAAGAGCACGACGTTCTTCACAACGAAGCTGCAGCGCGAATAGACAAATTGAGCGCTCTCCCAGAAGAGATTATCGTTGCGTTCTTTGCAACTGACCCAACAATAGCTTCTGATCGCAGATTGCTACTGGATGAAGAGGTCAGAGAAATTCACCAAAAGATTCGTCTTTCAGATCATCGCGATGCAGTTAGGCTTGAGTCGAGGTGGGCGTTGCGTCCTGGTGACATTCTTCAATATATGAATGAACTTAACCCTACGATCGTACATTTTAGTGGCCATGGCAGCAATCAAGATGAGCTCGTGCTTCAAGACCGAAACGGCAAGGCCATACCTGTATCGATGGATAGCATTATTGGCACCTTTGAACTTTACGACTCAGTGCGCCTATTATTCTTCAATACGTGCCATTCATACAGGCAAGCAGCTGCATGTACGCAATATATAGATGCAGCAATTGGAATGAATCAGTCAATTGGGGATGAAGCAGCACGTATATTTTCAGCACAGTTCTATTCGGCAATTGGTTTCGGTGAGTCAGTTACAAAGGCTTTTAGGCAAGCGAAGAATGCGCTAATGCTCGAAGGTATTGATGAGGAATCTACACCCGAGCTCCATTTGCGCGATGGGGTTGATGAAGCCGAACTCATATTAGTAAGACCAGAATACTGACCCTCTTTTACTAGGGTTAAGTCAACTTTTGAAAAGTTAAATAGCAGTAACTAAGCTAAATCTTACTACCGCCCAAAAAGGTGCTCGAATGGACGCGGCGTCGAGCGCCACTCAGCAGCAAAAATACTATATAAGTGTTGCCTTAATGTACGCTTTTGGTCGAAATCAGTCACCTTTTTTGAGAGAAATCCAATCTTGCAATCCTTGATACGCGTACTGCCGGATAGTGGGAAATCCCCAAACAGTACGCCGCCGGTACACACCACCTTCCTACGCTATCCTCAATTTTCGCTAAGTTACTGATTCCAAAGAACTGTACCTTTATCTCAATTATGGTTGCTTGTCCTTTAATACCAGTATCTTATTGACTTAAAAGCAAATTCATAATCTCCAGCCTCAAACCTTACGCTCCCCACCACCCATTCCCCTCGCCGCACTCGCGGAAACATGACCTCGATCAATCTCTTTTCCCTGGCCCTTCCTATACTCAGTCGGAGTGCCTGCCGAGTCGCGGTGGGCGTTACCCGGGGAGGGTGGCATGAAAGCGCTTGTCTATGAGGGAGTGGGGCAGCGGGCCTGGAAGGAGAAGGAACGACCCGCAATCGAGCAACCCACGGATGCCATCGTGCGGGTGACGCATACCACCATTTGCGGTACCGACTTGCACATCCTCAAGGGCGATGTGCCGGCGGTGACGCCGGGGCGCACCCTGGGCCATGAAGGCATCGGGGTGATCGAGGAGGTCGGCGGGGGCGTCAGCGGTCTCGCGGTTGGCGATCAGGTGCTGATCTCGTGCATCACGTCGTGCGGGCACTGCGATTACTGCAAGCAGGGCATGTACGCGCATTGCCGCGATGGCGGGTGGATTCTCGGGCACAAGATCGATGGCACCCAGGCCGAGGTCGTGCGCATTCCGCATGCCGCCAACAGCCTGTACCGGCTGCCGCCGGGGCTGGAGCCTGCCGCGGCGCTGATGCTGAGCGACATCCTGCCCACCGGCCACGAGATCGGTGCGTTGAACGGCGAGGTCTCGCTGGGGGATACCGTGGCCATCGTCGGTGCTGGGCCCATCGGGCTGGCCGCCTTGTTGACCGCGCGCTTCTATTCGCCGGGGCGCATCATCATGGTCGACCCGGACGAGAACCGCCTCGCCGTGGCGCGGCAACTGGGCGCGACCGACACCGTCAGTGCCGATCCGGTGGAGACGGTCATGTCGCTCACTGACGGCGAGGGCGTCGACGTGGCCATGGAGGCCGTGGGCATCCCCGAGACGTTCGATACCTGCCAGCGCATCCTGCGTCCGGGCGGACGGCTCGCCAACATCGGCGTCCATGGCCGCAGCGTCGAATTGCGCCTCGAGGAGCTGTGGATCAAGAACGTCACGGTCCGCACCGGGCTGGTGAACACCAATACCATTCCCGTGCTCATGCGGTTTCTCGAGACCGGTGGCATCGATGCCGAAAGCCTGATCACCCACCGTTTCGCGCTGGACGAGATCGAAAAGGCGTATGAGGTGTTCTCGCGTGCCGCTTCGGAAAAGGCCATCAAGATGCTGCTGACCGCCTGATGGCTGCCGCTCGCTGAACGGACCGGAGAGGCCCGATGTCGATTCGCAATCTGGATGCGTTGTTCGCCCCGGCCACGATCGCCCTGGTCGGGGCGAGCAACCGGCCGGGCTCGGTGGGGGCGGTGCTGGCGCGCAATCTGCTGGAGGCCGGTTTCGCGGGGCCCATTCTGACCGTGAACCCGCACGCGCGGGCCATCCGCTCGACCCTCAACTACCAAAGTATCGCCGAGCTGCCGCTGGCGCCGGACCTGGCGATCATCGCCACGCCGGCGGAGAGTGTGCCGGGGCTGATCCGCGAGCTTGGCGAGCGTGGCTGCCGCGCGGCGGTGGTGATCTCGGCGGGCTTCGGCGAGGGCGCGCGCCCCGAGGGCATGGCGCTCAAGCAGGCGATGCTCGATGCCGCCAAGCCTTATCTGATGCGCATCGTCGGGCCCAATTGCCTGGGTATCCTGGCGCCGCACATGGGCATCAACGCCAGTTTCGCGCATCTCACGCCTGCCAAGGGCGATGTCGCCTTCGTGACCCAGTCCGGCGCGGTGGCGACGTCCATTCTCGACTGGGCCTCGGCGCGTGGCATCGGCTTTTCGCACGTCGTCTCGCTGGGGGCGATGAGCGATGTCGATTTCGGCGACATGCTCGACTACCTGGCCCTGGACCCCAAGACCCGCTCGATCCTGCTCTACGTCGAGGCGGTGACCGAGGTGCGCAAGTTTCTCTCGGCGGCGCGCATGGCCTCGCGCAACAAGCCGGTGGTAGTGGTCAAGGCCGGCCGCAGCACGGCGGGGGCCAGGGCGGCGCTGTCGCACACCGGGGCACTGGCCGGGGCGGATGCCGTCTACGACGCGGCGTTCCGGCGCGCGGGGATGCTCCGGGTGGCGACGCTGGACGAGCTGTTCCAGGCCGCCGGCACCCTGGCGACCGGCATCCGCGTGAAGGGCGACCGGCTGGCGATTCTCACCAATGGCGGCGGCATCGGCGTGCTCGCGGTGGATGCGCTGGCCGCTGAGAACGGTCACCTGGCCGAAATTTCCGAGACGACGCTGGCACGCCTGAACGAGGCGCTGCCCGAGGCGTGGTCGCATGCCAATCCCGTGGACATTCTGGGCGATGCCCCGGGGCGGCGCTACGCGCTCGCCCTCGAGGCGCTGCTCGATGAGCGCGGCGCGGATGCGATTCTGGTCATGAACTGTCCGGCGGCGGTCGTCGATAGCCTGGATGCAGCCCGGGCGGTGGTCGAGACGATCGGCACGCGGCAGGCAGCGGTGCTGACCTGTTGGCTGGGCGAGGGGGCGCCCGACGAGGCGCGGCATCTGTTCGCCGCGCAGCGCCTGCCCACCTACGAGACGCCGGAGCAGGCCATCCGGGCCTTCTCGCACTTGTTCAGCTACCGGCGCAACCAGCAGGCGCTGATGGAAACGCCCCCGGCGCTGGCCGAAGCCGTCACTCTTGACCCCGCCAAGGCGGAGGCGGTCATCGACGGCGTGATCGCGGCGGGGCGTCGCGTGTTGACCGAGCCGGAGGCGGTGGCGGTGCTCGCGGCCTATGACATCCCCACGGTGCCCGCCATCGTGGCGCGGACCCCGGAAGAGGCCAGCCAGGCGGCGCAGCGGCTGGGCTTTCCGGTGGTGCTGAAGATCCTTTCGCCGGATATCTCGCATAAATCGGATGTCGGTGGGGTGCAGTTGAATTTGGCCTCGCCCGGTGCCGTGGCGCAGGCCGCCGAGGACATGCTCGCGGCGATGCGGCGTGCCCAGCCCGAGGCCCGCGTGGAGGGCTTCAACGTGCAGCCGATGATCCGCCGGCCGGGGGCGCATGAGCTGATCGTGGGCGTCGCCGAAGACAGCCTCTTCGGGCCGGTGATCGTGTTCGGCCAGGGCGGTACGGCGGTCGAGGTCATCGGCGACCGGGTGGTGGGGCTGCCGCCGCTCAATCCACTGCTGGCGCGGGACATGATCGCCTCGACGCGCGTGGCGCGATTGTTGCGCGGCTATCGGGACCGCCCGGCGGCCGACCTCGAGGCGGTGACCGCGACGCTCGTCAAAGTCTCGCAACTGGTCAGCGACCTGACGCGCGTGGTCGAGCTCGACATCAATCCGCTGCTGACGGATGCCAGCGGGGTGATCGCCCTGGATGCACGCATCGTGGTCCGCGCCGAGGACGACCAGCGCAAGCCCCTGGCGATTCGGCCGTATCCGCAGCAGCTGGAGGAAGAGATCGAGACGCGCGCCGGGCAGCGTTACTGCCTGCGGCCCATTCGCCCCGAGGACGAGGGCGCGCTGGTCGAGATGCTGCGCAACTCCTCGCCCGAGGATGTGCGGCTGCGTTTCTTCTCGGCCATCAAGGCATTCGATCATGCCTTCGCTGCACGCCTGACGCAGATCGACTACGACCGTGAGATGGCCTTCGTGGCGACCTTGCCGGAGGATGCGGCCATCGTCGGTGTGGTGCGGCTCTCCGCCGATCCCGACAAGGAGAAAGCCGAGTTCGCGATCATGGTGCGGAGTGACATGAAAGGCACCGGGCTCGGTTATCGCCTGATGCAGCAGATGATCGACTACGCCCGCGAGAGCGGCATTCGCCAGATCTTCGCCGATGTCCTGCGCGACAACCACCCCATGCGGCAGATGGCGGCAGAGCTGGGGTTCGTGACGCAGCCCGCTGGCGACGTCACGGATACCGTGACGCTGTGTCTCGACCTGGCGCGACCCGAGCCATAACGACGCGATTTATGGCGACAAGCGGCCGGGCGCCCTGGCCGGCCCTCGAGGAGACAAGATGCAGGCACCCGCGTTTGCCAGGTTTGACGCTGCCGACTGTATTGTATAGCTTGTTCAAAACATTCAATACA
This region includes:
- a CDS encoding CHAT domain-containing protein; this encodes MYRRQVVQIRGAIAKFVDQKAKESQKAADAGRKSLSAESAANKTKQLSTVTSKLKEASRHADVQAKHLNEVAKLEKKIAAENKKLVTAQGRLESEEEKVLKKRNAEHKKMQEGHERQLSKLEYSLKEHDVLHNEAAARIDKLSALPEEIIVAFFATDPTIASDRRLLLDEEVREIHQKIRLSDHRDAVRLESRWALRPGDILQYMNELNPTIVHFSGHGSNQDELVLQDRNGKAIPVSMDSIIGTFELYDSVRLLFFNTCHSYRQAAACTQYIDAAIGMNQSIGDEAARIFSAQFYSAIGFGESVTKAFRQAKNALMLEGIDEESTPELHLRDGVDEAELILVRPEY
- a CDS encoding zinc-dependent alcohol dehydrogenase family protein; protein product: MKALVYEGVGQRAWKEKERPAIEQPTDAIVRVTHTTICGTDLHILKGDVPAVTPGRTLGHEGIGVIEEVGGGVSGLAVGDQVLISCITSCGHCDYCKQGMYAHCRDGGWILGHKIDGTQAEVVRIPHAANSLYRLPPGLEPAAALMLSDILPTGHEIGALNGEVSLGDTVAIVGAGPIGLAALLTARFYSPGRIIMVDPDENRLAVARQLGATDTVSADPVETVMSLTDGEGVDVAMEAVGIPETFDTCQRILRPGGRLANIGVHGRSVELRLEELWIKNVTVRTGLVNTNTIPVLMRFLETGGIDAESLITHRFALDEIEKAYEVFSRAASEKAIKMLLTA
- a CDS encoding bifunctional acetate--CoA ligase family protein/GNAT family N-acetyltransferase: MSIRNLDALFAPATIALVGASNRPGSVGAVLARNLLEAGFAGPILTVNPHARAIRSTLNYQSIAELPLAPDLAIIATPAESVPGLIRELGERGCRAAVVISAGFGEGARPEGMALKQAMLDAAKPYLMRIVGPNCLGILAPHMGINASFAHLTPAKGDVAFVTQSGAVATSILDWASARGIGFSHVVSLGAMSDVDFGDMLDYLALDPKTRSILLYVEAVTEVRKFLSAARMASRNKPVVVVKAGRSTAGARAALSHTGALAGADAVYDAAFRRAGMLRVATLDELFQAAGTLATGIRVKGDRLAILTNGGGIGVLAVDALAAENGHLAEISETTLARLNEALPEAWSHANPVDILGDAPGRRYALALEALLDERGADAILVMNCPAAVVDSLDAARAVVETIGTRQAAVLTCWLGEGAPDEARHLFAAQRLPTYETPEQAIRAFSHLFSYRRNQQALMETPPALAEAVTLDPAKAEAVIDGVIAAGRRVLTEPEAVAVLAAYDIPTVPAIVARTPEEASQAAQRLGFPVVLKILSPDISHKSDVGGVQLNLASPGAVAQAAEDMLAAMRRAQPEARVEGFNVQPMIRRPGAHELIVGVAEDSLFGPVIVFGQGGTAVEVIGDRVVGLPPLNPLLARDMIASTRVARLLRGYRDRPAADLEAVTATLVKVSQLVSDLTRVVELDINPLLTDASGVIALDARIVVRAEDDQRKPLAIRPYPQQLEEEIETRAGQRYCLRPIRPEDEGALVEMLRNSSPEDVRLRFFSAIKAFDHAFAARLTQIDYDREMAFVATLPEDAAIVGVVRLSADPDKEKAEFAIMVRSDMKGTGLGYRLMQQMIDYARESGIRQIFADVLRDNHPMRQMAAELGFVTQPAGDVTDTVTLCLDLARPEP